A region from the Rosa rugosa chromosome 6, drRosRugo1.1, whole genome shotgun sequence genome encodes:
- the LOC133716102 gene encoding uncharacterized protein LOC133716102 — translation MNLNNVLMLTGTNFRAWRDSVERYMMMHENIEDEPEALTKDSSAEEVKAFKAWHRSDRMAKNTIRNTMSDTVRGSVEEPDLATDYMEAIERKLKESEKAEAARLSKAFHELKYEGSGGVREHIMKLIHINTRLRELLMGVNDRQVVHVALHSLPNTFSGLRTSYNALKGT, via the coding sequence atgaacctcaacaatgttttgatgctCACTGGAACAAACTTTAGAGCCTGGAGAGATTCGGTAGAGCGTTATATGATGATGCATGAGAATATAGAGGATGAACCTGAGGCATTAACTAAAGATAGTTCAGCTGAGGAGGTTAAGGCATTTAAAGCTTGGCACAGGTCAGATAGAATGGCCAAGAACACCATTAGGAACACTATGTCTGACACTGTAAGAGGTAGTGTAGAAGAAcctgacttggctactgactatATGGAGGCCATTGAGAGAAAACTTAAAGAGAGTGAGAAAGCAGAGGCTGCAAGATTGTCTAAGGCTTTCCATGAGCTGAAGTATGAAGGATctgggggagttagagagcacataATGAAGCTGATCCACATTAATACTAGGCTCAGGGAGTTACTGATGGGAGTGAATGATAGGCAAGTGGTGCATGTTGCACTGCATTCTTTGCCAAATACCTTCAGTGGGCTTAGAACTAGCTACAATGCTCTAAAGGGTACCTAG